tatgcaaaacaccctgcattttctttcaacgtctttcagtgcaaattgggtgctctggggtggagctccattttcgctaccccactgcattccaccccaatcccccccccatcCTGGAGGCAAAAAATTCACCCCACGAACAAACTGAAAGTTCAGAAGGAGGGTTGTGCGCATGAACAGGAGCAGCGGGGGCACATATATGGGGGGAGGGCAGGAGtctgggcacatgcacacacacccatttGGCACactaaccaaaaaaggttcaccattgctgccctataccatttcagacagatggttcttttctttaaaacctccagtgatgaaccaCTCACAATTTCTGAATGGGAGCTATTCTACCGGTTAATTGTCTTTaccattaggaagtttctccttaatttcaggttgcttctctcctggattagtgtccatccattgtttctggtcttgccttctagtgctttggaaaataagttgttcccctcttttttgtggcataTTGCTATTATGTcatcccagtccttcttttctctagattggCCATACCCAATTTCTCcaaacgttcttcatatgtttttgtcaccaggcctttaatcatctttgttgctcttctttgcactttttgtaAACTCTCAACATCTgggggctggggtttttttgcaatgtGGTGACAAaacctggatgcagtattccagatgtatAAAGATTTATAAAGCACTGCTCAGGATTTATAAAGCactactaatacttcacatgattttgattctgtaCCTCTGTTTATATAACCAAGGATTGTGTTAGCTTTTTTAGCTACCGCCACAtattactggctcatatttaagtatgttcctctcacagttactgtttttgtGCCAGGTTTTTGCACCTTTGGTTTTTCCTTCTAGGTATAAAACCTTGTTATTCTTCACATTGAATTTTGATGGATAGGGCCCattattcaagtctgtcaagatctttttggatcctgagcttgtcttctgtggtgttggctattcctgatagcttagtgtcatctgcaaatttgatgagttaccCTTATTAGTGAACAGATGTGATAGTTTTGCAAGTACATCCACCTTAAGATATACGTACTTTGAAATACAATAACTTGGGAACCATTTTTGTTTCCCAAATTTGAGTTTTCCTTTGGAGCTGTCCACTAAGATAAATACATTATCATAAAAATGTATAAGAAGTGCTTAAAAATAAGTGGGAAAAAATAATGTATAAAGCATGGCTTCAACAGTAAACAGTTTCAGCTCTACATATGCAAACATtatgcaaatatatatttattcatttttaatacaCTTTTTATAACTTCCAATATTTTTACCCTTAATTGTATCAAAAATAGTCAATGAGCAAGAAAGGTTTAGTCAAACACTGACCTTGTTTTCTCCCATAGTCAGTTAGCTATGTCACATGAACCTTGCCTTATTTTTTAAAGGTTAGTAAAAGCAGAATTACCATAATTGTAAAAAATAACCAACTAGAATTGCATATTGCATAATTGGACATAAAATTTAACAGGAAAGAAGGCTCTTTTGTGTTAGAGAATTTTATCATATTTGTATTAACTCTTCTGCAGCTTCCGATGGCATCTGATAAAGACAGCCAATTTTTTGAAGGAGGAAAAAGTCAAAAGGCTCTAAATGGAAATGGAACCTCTCATGGACAGTGGGGAAGAGCATGGTAAGAAAATCTGTTGTGTATGGACTATACTGTAGCTGTGAAATGTCTGTGCTTAATAAGAGCTGCACAGATCGGTATGTAAAAGAGGCAGCTACTGCTGAATTTTAGGGGGATTTATTAAAATTCAAAAGCAGGAGGGATGTCATagagtatttaaatttatttctttgaaATATATGTTGGTTTTCATATAAGAGTAGTTCATGAAAATTACTTGTTTCAGCAAATACTGTAATTATTAAGTGCAACAACACATCATTATTTTGTTCAGAATCAGCCATGACTTTTTTTGTCGTACAAAATAGTATTTTTGGAGGGAGAGTAAcaatcgtcaggcatgggggaactaaaacatctcccccttgcccatgttgttttgctgtttgattgactgactgtgtgcctgttttttatatatattgggattgttttatgaattttttaacttaaaattgtaattagattggtgggcattggatttgttactttgtactgtttttattattgttatgagccgcctcgagtttgcggagaggggcggcatataaatccactaaatctaatctaatctaatctaatcttcatgTGTCTTTTTCAGGAAGGTTGACTGGTTTTCTTTGATAAGTGTCATGTTTCTACTCTTCTCTTCCCCCTTTATGGTCTACTATTTTATAATGTCATGTTATCAGTACCATTGCTCTTTGAGTGAGCCAGCCATCCAGTTGCTTACGAGAAAAGGTCACCTCTTAGATATCTGGGACAAGACACCATCTTTCTCCTGGAAAGTTCTAAACATTTACCTTTTTTGGGTAATGTTCCAGGTACATATCTTGAAGCTTCTTTGTTGGAATCCAGTTATTTGGATCAAAattaagtttctttttaaaattatactcTAAAATTGTAGCCCTACATGTGAAAATGTGGGAATGTAAGTTATTAACAATATTGTGTTTGGTGTTGCTAGGAAGAATGCTAACAACTTATATCCCTGATTTTTTCATggcatttctctctcttgctctcttatgTTTCTAGCACTTCCAAAAGACTATGACTGACAGAAGATAATGAGAGGCTTGCTTCTTGTCTTCCCGAAGTTATTAAACTTAACTTCTAAGACCCATTGCCCTTAATAATACTATGCCAGGGGTTGTTATTTCAACCATATTTTCAGGGCAATAGATTGCTCACCCAGAGTTTGATGGTGATTTGAAAGTAACAGAAACTCACTTTCAGTCTTTAGTTGTTACTTCTATATAATTTCTGTATGAATATTTGATCACAATATTAGCAGTTAGAAATTAAATGTGTCCTTCAATTTCAGTACAAAAAAAGATCTTATATCTTTACATTATTAACTCCTCTTTAACCCAAAATGAGTTATACTAAAATATTGACAATTCCATATATATTTCAGCtgcatttttaaacagttttaaaCACTATTACGAGGAGTTGGGAAATGAGTAAATGTCAGTtatgaaaaataatgaaatggTAAATTCATAATTTATCCTCCTACAAATGTATCATTGTAATTAACTTAATTCACTTGTAAAGATACGTTCATTATATGTTCATTTTGTTACAGGCATTTTTGTTTATGATTCCTGACTTTTGCCATAAATTTATTCCTGGATTTCAAGGAGGAGTTCAGGAAGGTGCCATATCACCTTCTGGTAAGACCATTTTTATTGTATCAAGTAATTGAAATGGGAGAAAAAAgtgcaagatacatttgtcaagaataaaacGATACAACACTTAGTAATAGTCAAGATTACTAATAAGTTATAAaattgtactaggaaacaaataaaaacaatagaaattGAAATATATGACAAGCAATATTGTTATAGTAATAAGCTGGAAGAGATACAATAGATACTAGTAAGGaaaagaagaatagtaatacagtcttagtataTTATTTGATATTGTTGGAATTAGTTAAGCAGAGTGATGATCATCAGGGGGAAAAGTGCCCTTGtgtatagttcagtggttcccaaatttggcaattttattacttgtggatttcaactcccagaattctccagccagaatagctggctaaagaattctgggagttgaagtccacaagtcttaaagttgccaggtttgaagacctctgatctagttctactggtgtgcagtgccctatagtgtcattttgagggtagaagttgaaacaatgtgtaaacaggatgtgagggatctgtaGATGATAGTacagcatttgaagcaagaaggaacatagcacatctctagtgatttttAAAGATGCAGGTAAAGATGGGGGCCAGTTGGTCAGCACAAGTTTTTAGACAAGAAGGAGTTATccaagtccttcgggattgggcagaatagaagttgaataaataaataaacaaataaatcagtcagtcaatcaatcaatcttgttTGGACCTCGTgattttcctggcttttgtcgGTGAAATAGACTTTGCACCTCATTCTGTGGTGAGCCCAATGGGATAGAGTAAGTTGTAGTAGGCTTGGCTGTTGTTGATATATCTGAGATAGGGATTGTGGAGATAGCTAGCTATAGTTTCCTTTCAAGCCTGCAgtaaaacacattcaggtcatctgtcagttgttgatttccttcagcctgggaaAAACGTTTGTAATAATTGGTGATATTTTTAAGAgctttccacatgtttgctgaatcatttgttgagaattgattctttagcttttcaaagTAGCTTCTTTTTTGCACActcacacacatccttttggcaccaaaaaaggttcactatcactggtctAAACTGTCTTGCCTCTAGTGAAAGAATTGACATGCtgaaaaatattttggtagctctttcctTAAATCTGCTTTGTTTTAATCTCAAAAAATAATTGGAATAGAGTCTgggtatttactgtatttttcgacaTAAGATGCAACAGAGTATAAAATTAGTAATCCAGAGTTATTTTAGAATTGGAAAGCCTCTAAATCATCATCATTTGTTTCCTTTCAGGTTTACTACTCAAATATGAGATTAACGGATTACAAGCCTGGCTCATAACACATGCCCTCTGGTTTGCAAATGTTTACTACTTCCAGTGGTTCTCACCCACCATCATTTTTGACAACTGGATTCCATTCTTGTGGTGTGCAAATATTGTGGGCTACTTGATAGCCATATTTGTTTGGTTAAAAGCTTACTTCTTCCCTTCTAATGCAAAGGACTGGTATgttgattttatatatattactattaatatGATAATTTGATGTACATTGAATGTTTCATTCTAATCAGTAAAATTAATTAATCCAGAAGCTATTTATCTGCCTTTCTTGCTTTTGTGCTTTTATTTGCTACTTAAAATCATAAATATCTAAGTATGTGATTTCAATTCCTAAagtccaatagaaacatagaagagtgacggcagaaaaagacctcatgatccatctagtctgcccttatactatttcctgtattttttcttaggatggatatatgtttatcgcaggtatgtttaaattcagttactgtggatttaccaaccacgtctgctggttggtaaatccagtgtTGGAAAACCATTTGTATCTGTTCATCTTATCATACACAGATTTTGTCTGTCTTGGGCATCTTCTAATTGTGGGGTTCTAATAGAGTAActactctattttatttcacAAATGTCCCCTTCAAGTGccttgaaagaaagagaaattcaGTCCCTCTTGCCTGGAACTAACTATTTCCagtatcctctttttgagtaagGTCCTTGAGAAGTTGGTGACTTTTCAGCTTCATGCATTCTTGAAGGAACAGTTATATACACCCCTTCCATTTTGATATTATTCTCCATCTTGGGTGGAACCAGCAATCAGAATGGGTTGTACTAATCCAGTCAGTATTGAGGACCGAGTCTGTCTGTTTTGCCGGGATCCACTCTGCTAAGACCCTGTTTTGACCAGGGGAACAATTGGAACTTTGAACTTGGTGATATTTACTTTGAGGGGGCTTTACCATACTTTGAAGTCACTTGTAAATCAAATACTACTTGTATTTACCCTGCAGCTAGGTCAATACTGATACTGGAGCCAGGTCACTTAAAGATTCTTTTGTAATGAATGTCAGCTCTCGTCTGGAATTATGAAttctaatactgtttttattataaggtTACAATAACAAAACCTTGCAAGTGTGTATATGTTGCCCCTCCCTATTTCTATCGTACATAGAACTAGAGAGGGTCAAATCTAAGATGTTTTCTCAAATTATACAGTATTTCCTTCCCAGACTCAGATTTTGTTTTTCTGACCATTGCATTGATCAAGTTTCTCAagttattctttttcatttcaaatatttataactGAAGAggttataaatatttgaaatgaaaataaatagcaTTGTAATTAACGTCAATTATTTGCAGCAGACTAATCAGTAATGATGTCTATTTTGTTTGTGAGTATTCTTGCAACTTCATTTGGTTTTCAAATTGATGTATAGTAAACGTTTGTTTATCCTCTTAATATTGTATTTTAGCAAATTCTCTGGCAATTTCTTCTACAACTTCATGATGGGAATTGAATTTAATCCACGCTTAGGAAAGTGGTTTGAtttcaaattgttttttaacGGCCGACCTGGAATTGTAGGATGGACTTTGATTAATTTATCCTATGCTGCAAAACAACAGGAATTATATGGACAAGTCACTAATTCTATGATACTTCTCAATGTCCTACAGGTAAACATTAACACATGAATTATATTAAATGCTATCAACAACAGTTTTATCCAATTCATTTCCTCAGGTGATAACATCATAAGTGTTATATGTGTGTACACAGAGAAAAAGACATACATGTATATTAGATGTGCACATCACTTTTATACCTGGTTACAATTTAATCAGTCACTTTTATGACTATAGTTCCATAAAATTCTTCCGTATTCTTCACAAAATAATGACCAAAAATTATTAGAGTTGTGAAATATCTCAATATGCTGTTCATTTCAATCTCAAAATCTCATAGGTTTTCATGTGAGAACAGCAAAGTTTCATACAAGGGTTCACAAAACAATATTCTTGCATAAGAATTCAAATTGAGACAGCTAACTTCTGTGTTGTttggaatgattttttttccaatcaTACCATGATGAAAACATAAAAAAATCTCCTATTTACAACTTGTTATATTAGAAGGTTGTGTTTGGAATGTTGCTGCATTGTGACAAGGTATAATAATTAGGCACTAATATACAAGACAAAGTTAAAATTAAAGAGAACATTGCctttggagattctcaatcacccAGGTCACGGTTGTACCAAgtgtttttttccaaaaagcaactgaatttttaaaaaacatgttgcttatttatttatttattcattcattcattcattcatttgtcaaacatgtacaagataacataTAGATATGAAAATAAACATGAACATAGGAAGTGAATACTGTATAGATAAATGGGaagagtaagacagggatggtaggcatgctggtgcacttacgcatcTCCCCTTTATGGACCTTTTAAGAATGGGATGAGGTCCACGGTAGATAGTTTGAGATTGAAGCTGTGTGGGTTTGAGGCTGTACAATGGAGTTGTGTAaagaattccaggcgttgacccctctgttgctgaaatcatattttctgcaatcaagtttgaggCAGTTTAGCTTGAATTTGCATCAATTGCTTGCCCgtatattattgtggttgaagctgaagaagtcgttgATAGACAAGATGTTTTAGAAGACAATTTTATGATTATGCTTAGATTGGACCGTAGATGGCGCAATTCCAcattgtccaagcccaaaatttcaagccaggTGGCATACGGAATTCTATTGTGAGTAC
This genomic window from Erythrolamprus reginae isolate rEryReg1 chromosome 1, rEryReg1.hap1, whole genome shotgun sequence contains:
- the DHCR7 gene encoding 7-dehydrocholesterol reductase isoform X4, with product MYHCSLSEPAIQLLTRKGHLLDIWDKTPSFSWKVLNIYLFWVMFQAFLFMIPDFCHKFIPGFQGGVQEGAISPSGLLLKYEINGLQAWLITHALWFANVYYFQWFSPTIIFDNWIPFLWCANIVGYLIAIFVWLKAYFFPSNAKDCKFSGNFFYNFMMGIEFNPRLGKWFDFKLFFNGRPGIVGWTLINLSYAAKQQELYGQVTNSMILLNVLQALYVLDFFWNETWYLKTMDIAHDHFGWYLAWGDCVWLPYLYTLQGLYLVYNPVQLATSHAVGILLLGLVGYYIFRMANHQKDLFRRTDGNCKIWGKKPKYFECAYTSTNGTKHYSKLLISGFWGMARHLNYTGDLIGALAYCLCCGFNHILPYFYIIFMTILLVHRCIRDEHRCSNKYGKDWKRYTDTVPYRLIPGIF
- the DHCR7 gene encoding 7-dehydrocholesterol reductase isoform X3, whose amino-acid sequence is MASDKDSQFFEGGKSQKALNGNGTSHGQWGRAWKVDWFSLISVMFLLFSSPFMVYYFIMSCYQYHCSLSEPAIQLLTRKGHLLDIWDKTPSFSWKVLNIYLFWVMFQAFLFMIPDFCHKFIPGFQGGVQEGAISPSGLLLKYEINGLQAWLITHALWFANVYYFQWFSPTIIFDNWIPFLWCANIVGYLIAIFVWLKAYFFPSNAKDCKFSGNFFYNFMMGIEFNPRLGKWFDFKLFFNGRPGIVGWTLINLSYAAKQQELYGQVTNSMILLNVLQALYVLDFFWNETWYLKTMDIAHDHFGWYLAWGDCVWLPYLYTLQGLYLVYNPVQLATSHAVGILLLGLVGYYIFRMANHQKDLFRRTDGNCKIWGKKPKYFECAYTSTNGTKHYSKLLISGFWGMARHLNYTGDLIGALAYCLCCGFNHILPYFYIIFMTILLVHRCIRDEHRCSNKYGKDWKRYTDTVPYRLIPGIF
- the DHCR7 gene encoding 7-dehydrocholesterol reductase isoform X2, producing the protein MLPMASDKDSQFFEGGKSQKALNGNGTSHGQWGRAWKVDWFSLISVMFLLFSSPFMVYYFIMSCYQYHCSLSEPAIQLLTRKGHLLDIWDKTPSFSWKVLNIYLFWVMFQAFLFMIPDFCHKFIPGFQGGVQEGAISPSGLLLKYEINGLQAWLITHALWFANVYYFQWFSPTIIFDNWIPFLWCANIVGYLIAIFVWLKAYFFPSNAKDCKFSGNFFYNFMMGIEFNPRLGKWFDFKLFFNGRPGIVGWTLINLSYAAKQQELYGQVTNSMILLNVLQALYVLDFFWNETWYLKTMDIAHDHFGWYLAWGDCVWLPYLYTLQGLYLVYNPVQLATSHAVGILLLGLVGYYIFRMANHQKDLFRRTDGNCKIWGKKPKYFECAYTSTNGTKHYSKLLISGFWGMARHLNYTGDLIGALAYCLCCGFNHILPYFYIIFMTILLVHRCIRDEHRCSNKYGKDWKRYTDTVPYRLIPGIF
- the DHCR7 gene encoding 7-dehydrocholesterol reductase isoform X1, whose product is MEGFIVLADSWSLHSFKLPMASDKDSQFFEGGKSQKALNGNGTSHGQWGRAWKVDWFSLISVMFLLFSSPFMVYYFIMSCYQYHCSLSEPAIQLLTRKGHLLDIWDKTPSFSWKVLNIYLFWVMFQAFLFMIPDFCHKFIPGFQGGVQEGAISPSGLLLKYEINGLQAWLITHALWFANVYYFQWFSPTIIFDNWIPFLWCANIVGYLIAIFVWLKAYFFPSNAKDCKFSGNFFYNFMMGIEFNPRLGKWFDFKLFFNGRPGIVGWTLINLSYAAKQQELYGQVTNSMILLNVLQALYVLDFFWNETWYLKTMDIAHDHFGWYLAWGDCVWLPYLYTLQGLYLVYNPVQLATSHAVGILLLGLVGYYIFRMANHQKDLFRRTDGNCKIWGKKPKYFECAYTSTNGTKHYSKLLISGFWGMARHLNYTGDLIGALAYCLCCGFNHILPYFYIIFMTILLVHRCIRDEHRCSNKYGKDWKRYTDTVPYRLIPGIF